CCCATCGTGCCCAACTATCCCACCTCTGGAACCTACAAGGTGACACAACATACAATTGATATCGTACTAAACGTTATTGAAGATGATTCTGTGAACCTTCCTATTGGTTGGACAGCACCGAATGGTATCCAAAGAGCAGTGGAAGTCTTTGTCGGCTATCTCCTGTTAGATGCGTGGATTGGAAATGGCGACCGCCATCACGAAAACTGGGGAATAGTCAGAACTTATGCGCCTAATTCTAGAGAAAGAATTTACCTAGCACCCACATTCGACCATGCTTCAAGTTTAGGACGTGACCTTGATGATTCTCAACGGCAGAAACGTTCAGTAGAAGCTTATGCCAACAAATGTTTTTCAGCATTCTACGGGAATATTGATGACAAAAAGCCCCTCAAAACGTTTGATGTGTTTCAGCGAATTGCTCATCTTTATCCTGAAGCTGCCCAGATATGATTGTCCCGACAGATAAGCATTTCTCAACCAAATATAATAGCAATTTTTCATCGAATTTATGACAAAAAGCATCTCGTTTATTGCAGCTGAATTTGCTCAAAAAATTCTCGAATTCAACCAACATAAACTACTTAGTTTGAGGGATTCACTACCTTGAAAACACTATTTTTAGCTTGGCTTGACCCAAACAGTCGCTCCTGGTTTCCCATTGGTCGGTTAACATTTGATGGAGCCAACTATCAATTTGTTTACACCCAAGCGGCAAAAGAAGCTCAAGAAAAATGTGGTTTTCAACCTTTGTCATCGTTTCCACATTTAGATGAAGTTTATAAATCAACCCACTTATTTTCTGTATTCTCTAATCGGTTGATGCCGCGAAGTCGTCCTGATTACTCAAGTTTTATTCAATGGTTGAATCTTCCCCAACATGAAAACGACCCAATTGCCATATTAGCTCGTAGTGGTGGACAAAGAGAAACAGATACACTTACAGTTTTTCCCAAGCCAGAACCAGATGAAGAAGGACGATTCCAGATTCATTTTTTCGCTCGCGGACTGAGGTATCTACCAACCAGTGCAATTGAGAGAATTAATCGCTTTTCACCAGGTGAAAAGTTATGGTTAGCCCAGGATTTTCAAAATACAATTGATTCTCCGGTATTGACTATTAACACAGAAGAGCGTTATATCGTCGGGTATTGTCCGCAATATTTGAATAGTGAAATTTTGGCACTTCTACTGAGAAATCCCAGTGAAGTAGAGGTGCGTGTCTTGCGTGTTAATCAACCGCCAACACCACTTCAGTTTCGCTTGTTATGTCAGCTAACCGCACTGTGGAGTGATGAAAATCGTCTCTTTTCTAGTGCTCAGTATCAACCCCTGATAGCTGAAGTGGCGGCTGCTATATCTTGAACAAAAATATTGAGTGCAGTCCCCAACTAAAATTTGTGATGCAAGTTAACAGTTCTTACCAACAAAAACTTGCGTTATAGGTGCGGGGGATTGGGGGATACCCCCAATACTGCTCGGTTAAGGGGAGAGGGGGGAGTTTGTTCGCGTTTATCGAACGAGAACAAAAGACCTAAAGAATAAGACTATTTCATCCTCTGAGTTTAAGCCAAGAAAAAATTGAATTAAGTTAATTATGTAGAGGATTCAAAACATGAGAAACTCTTAGCTAAAATATTAATTTGTAGCTAAAATGAATAAATATGTTTATCTTGGCAGATAGAATCGTCAGAATCGGGAGTATTTTCTATTTTGGCGAATGATGGTAGAGGAGAGTTATTAAGAATGAGGGAAGATAGTAGCGGTGTGTCAGAGTTGGAGTTGGCTTCTAAAATTACTTATTCTGATGTTGAGCGATGGAATCAAATTAACCAACAGCTTTTTGAGTTAGAACGTATTCGTCAATTAGAAGTGGAACGTCAGAAAACTTTGGACGATAATCAAATTGAGTATTAGCAATTGAGACGGCTATCAGTCATTAAGTAATCACAAAAACCTATGCAACATAAGGTTTCACCGCTCAATTAAACAGAAAATTTACGCCTCAAGTTCAAGCCGAATTCCATTCCTTAAAACCCTTATAAAGCAACAATTCCAAGTCTTACCTTGCGGTTCATATCAGCCTCGCTAGTTTTGTGGCAGTTACGAAGGTTATTATCGTTCTAAAGGCAGATGACAGAGATGACAAACTTAATGGTTACACTTCCAGGCTATCGGGTAAACGACAAAATCTATGATGGCTCCAGAACCCTAGTTTATCGCGGGATTAGAGAATCAGACCAACAACCCATTGTCCTCAAACAGCACAAAAGCGAGTATCCCACCTTTGCCGAACTCGTGCAGTTCCGCAATCAGTACATTATTACCAAAAACCTCAACCTACCTGGAATTATCTCCCCCATTAGCTTAGAAAACTACCGTAATGGTTTTGCACTAGTAATGGAGGACTTCGGTGGCATCTCCCTCAAAGAGTACACTAACTCCAGAAACCTGAGCCTGGAAGAATTTTTCCATATAGGCATTGCCATTGCCGAAACTTTAGAAGGGCTATATTTAAACCGAATTATTCATAAAGATATCAAACCACACAATATTTTAATTAATCCTGAAACTAAGCAAATAAAACTAATAGACTTCAGCATCTCCTCTCTTTTACCTAAAGAAAATCAGGAAATTCAAAATCCTAACGTCCTAGAAGGAACCCTAACTTATATGTCCCCGGAACAGACGGGACGAATGAACCGAGGTATTGATTATCGTACTGATTTCTATTCTTTAGGAGTAACATTTTACGAACTGCTAACCAACAGACTCCCTTTTCAGTCAAATGACCCAATGGAGTTAGTTTACTGCCATATTGCCAAGAAACCAACTCCTCCCATCGAGGTCAATCCAAGCATTCCCCAAATGGTTAACGACATCATCCTGAAATTGATGGCAAAAACCCCGGAAGAACGTTATCAAACTGCTTTTGGACTCCGGTACGACTTAGAAAACTGCTTGCGACAATGGCAAACGAACGGTGAAATTCCCTCATTTACTTTAGGACAAAGAGACATTTCAGACCGCTTTTTTATTCCAGAAAAACTCTACGGTAGAGAAACAGAAGTTTTCACTCTGCTAGCAGCTTTTGACCGAATTAGCCAGGGAACCAGCGAAATGATGTTAGTAGCAGGTTTCTCTGGAATTGGTAAAACCGCCGTAGTTAATGAAGTTCACAAACCTATTGTCCGCCAACGCGGTTACTTTATTTCTGGTAAATTTGACCAGTTTAAACGTAATATTCCTTTCTCTGCCTTAGTGCAAGCCTTCCAAAATTTAATGCGGCAGTTACTAACAGAAAGTGCCTCATCTCTTGCTTCATGGAATAGCAAAATTTTGTCAGCATTAGGAGAAAATGCACAGGTAATTATTGATGTTATTCCCGAACTAGAACGAATTATTGGCAAACAGCCAGCAGTCCCAGAACTTCCCCCCACCTCTGCCCAAAACCGTTTCAATATATTATTTGAAAAATTCATTCAAGTATTTGCTACCAAAGAACATCCGCTCGTTATCTTTTTAGATGACTTACAATGGGCAGATTACGGGTCATTAAAGTTAATTAAGTTATTAATGACCGAGGGTGAAATCGGCTGTTTATTGGTAATAGGAGCCTATCGGGACAACGAAGTTAATTCTACACATCCCCTAATGTTGACATTAGATGAAATTCGGAAAAATCACGCCATAATTAATCAAATTAACCTCACTCCATTAAATGTAGATGACCTAAATCGCTTAATTGCTGATACCTTAAATTGTCCTCCAGAAAGAGCATTAGCATTAACAGAGTTGGTGCATCAGAAAACCCAAGGTAATCCATTTTTTGCTAATCAATTTCTTAAATCTTTACATCAAGAGGGCATAATTTCTTTTGATTTTAATTCTCGGTACTGGCAGTGTGACATTGCTCGTGTCAAGTCTTTAGCAGCTAGCAATAATGTAGTTGAATTTATGGCTGCCCTTCTTCAAAAATTACCAAGAAAGACTCAAGAAGTATTAAAACTGGCAGCTTGTATTGGCAATCAATTTGACTTAGATACTTTAGCAATTGTTAGTGAAAAATCACCAGCAGAAACAGCAACAGATTTGTGGTTGGGGTTACAAGAAGGTTTAGTTTTACCTCAAAGCGAAATTTATAAGTTATTTCAAGACGAATCATTCAGTAGTCAAACCCAAATCACAGATAACCGAGAAAAAATTGTAGTTTCTTATAAATTTTTGCATGACAGAGTGCAGCAAGCCGCTTATTTCCTCATTCCCGAAGACCAAAAACAGTCCACACACCTGAAAATTGGACAACTACTTTTGAGAAATATTCCTCTACAACTACGAGAAGAAAAGATTTTTGAAATTGTCAATCAATTGAATATTGGGCAGAGTCTTCTTAATCAGCAAACTGAACGAAATGAACTAGCTCAACTCAATTTAATTGCTGGAACTAAAGCGTTAGCTGCAACTGCGTATACTGCTGCTACTAAATACTTAAATGTCGGAATAGAACTTTTAGCCACTGACAGTTGGAATCAGCAATATAACCTAACGTTAGCATTATATGAAAAAGCCGCAGAAGCAGCTTTTCTTGGCACTAGTTTTGCCCAAATGGAGCAATTAGCTGAGGTAGTCATTCAGAAAGCAAAATCACTTTTAGACAAAATCAAAACTTATGAGATCAAAATCCAAGCCTATACAGTGCAAAACCAACTGTTACAAGCAGTACAAACAGCTTTATCAGTAGTTCAATTATTAGGAATCAAATTCCCAGAAAAGCCAGGTAATTTGAACATTATTTTGGGAATGTTAGGCACTAAGCTAACCCTAGCTAATAAAAAACCAGCTGATTTAATTAACTGGCCATTGATGAGCGAACCATTGAATTTAGCAGCAATGCACGTTTTGTTAAGCGTACAATCAGCTGCTTATTTAGGTGCTCCTCAATTGTACCCGTTAATTATATTTAAACAACTCAAACTATCAATAAAATCCGGCAATACTGCTGGTTCTGTAGTTGTTTATGCCACTTATGGACTAATACTTTGTGGCATAGTTGGAGACATTGAAACTGGTTATCAATTTGGACAATTGGCTTTAAGTTTATTAGAACGTTTAAATGCCAAAGAAGCCAAAACTAAAACCCTATTTCTTGTCTATAATTTTATTTTGCATTGGAAAAATCATGCCAAAGAAGGAGTAAAACCTTTATTAGATGCTTACTCTAACGGACTGGAAACAGGAGATTTAGAATATGCTGCGTATTCCGCTCATCAATACTGCTTTCGTTTGTATGCTATTGGTAAGGAATTAGCCGAACTTGCCAAAGAAATGGCGACTTATAATGATGCTATAACTAAACTCAAACAAGAAACTGCTCTGAATTATAATAAAATTTATCATCAAGCAATTTTAAACTTAATTGGAACCCCAGAAAATCCTTGTATTTTAAGTGGGGAAGTGTATGACGAACAGGTAATGCTGCCAATTCATCTGTCTGTAAATGACCAAACTGCTACTTTTAATTTGTATTTCAATAAACTTATTCTCTGCTATTTATTTGCTGATTATAGACAAGCAATTGAAAACGCTGAAAAAGCCCAAAAAAATCTCGGAGCAGTGGTAGGTTCGCCCTTTGTTCCCCTCTTTTATTTTTACGATTCTTTGTCGAGACTGGCGCTATATCCAGATACCTCAAAACCAAAACAAAAACAACTTCTGGCGCAAGTCCAAGCTAATCAGAAAAAAATGCAGAAATGGGCAGAACTTGCTCCAATGAATTATTTGCATAAGTTTTATTTAGTAGAAGCAGAACGCGATCGAATTTTTGGTCAAAATGTTAAAGCAATGGAGTATTACGAACGTGCTATTGCTGAATCTCAAAAATATGAGTATATCAATGAAGAAGCTTTAGCTCATGAATTAGCAGCGAAATTTTATCTTGCTTGGGGTTTCCAACCAATTGCTCAAACTTATTTAATTAATGCTTACTACGCTTATGCTCGTTGGGGAGCAAAAGCCAAATTAGTAGATTTAGAAAAACGTTATCCTCAATTACTCACCCCCATATTTAACCGTGAAACTAACCTCAATACTAGGGATACTCTCTCCCAAATGACAAAAGGAACTCTAAGTTCCACTAGCCAAAATAATTCGGCAGTTTTAGATTTATCAACGGTGATTGAAGCTTCACAAGCTCTTTCTGGGGAAATTATTTTAGAGCAATTGCTTTCAACTTTGATGCAAGTGGTGAGTAAAAATGCCGGAGCACAAAAATGTGCTTTTATCTTACAAAAAGCCGGAAAATTGGTAACAGAAGCTACTGGTTTTACTGGTGATACTGGTTTAGAAATGTTGTGCTTAACTTCTTTGTTGGAGTCAATTCCAGTTGAATTTAGTTCAGAAGTTCCAGTTAGTTTAATTAATTATGTCTCGCGCACATTAGAAACTTTAGTATTTGATAATGTGACAACCCAAACAAGTTTTGCTGCTGACCCCTATATTATCCAGCATCAACCCAAATCAGTATTATGTTCTCCTATTATCAACCAAGGGAAATTAGTTGGCATTCTTTATTTAGAAAATAATTTAACCACAGGCGCATTTACTCCTGATAGATTGGAGGTTTTAAAAGTTTTATCTTCTCAAGCAGCGATATCGATCGAAAATGCCCAACTTTATTCCGAAGTAAAAGAAAGCGAAAGGAGGTTAGCACAATTCTTAGAAGGTGTGTCAGTAGGCGTATTTGTGGTGGATAGCAATGGTAAACCTTACTACAGCAATCGTACTGCACAACAGATTCTTGGTCAAGGAGTAGTTAGCCATACTTCTAGCGAACAAATAGCCGAACTTTATCAAGTTTATTTAGGAAAAAATCCCAGAGAACAGGATGCTTTAATACAGGCATTAAAAGGGGAAACAACAACTGTTAACGATCTAGAAATCTGCCTAGCAGACAAAGTTGTTCCTATAGAAGTTTGGGGAACACCAATATTTAATGAACAAGGCAATATTGATTATGCTATTATCGCTTTTCAAGATATTACGGAACGCAAAAAAGCCGAAGCAGAACGGGAAAGATTCACTAATGAACTATTTCAACTTAACCAAGCTTTTTCTCGCTTTGTGCCGCGTCAGTTCTTGCAATTGTTGGAAAAAGAAAGCGTTGTTGATGTCAAATTAGGCGACAACGTACAGCAGGAAATGTCAATATTATTTTCTGATATTCGTGATTTCACTAGTCTATCAGAAACTATGACCCCGGAAGATAATTTCAAATTTATTAATTCCTATCTGAGTCGTATGGAACCTGCCATTATCGAGAATCAAGGTTTTATTGATAAATATATTGGCGATGCAATTATGGCATTATTTAATCGTAGTGCTGATGATGCGATAAAAGCTGCTATTGCTATGTTGTCAAGAGTAGTTAAATATAACCAAGACCGTCAAAATAGTGGTTATCCAGCGATTCAAATTGGGATTGGCATCAACACAGGTTCTTTGATGTTAGGTACAGTCGGGGGACAAAACCGCATGGATGGTACTGTAATTAGTGATGCTGTTAATTTAGCATCCCGTATTGAAGGATTGACTAAAAATTATGGGGTGTCGCTGTTAATTAGTCACCATACTTTTTCGCGGTTGGAAAATGCTAACCAATACCATATCCGTCTGATCGATCGCGTAAAAGTTAAAGGAAAATCAAAATTAGTATCAGTTTTTGAAGTCTTTGATGCCGACTTGCCAGAACTACGAGAAGGTAAGTTAGTTACTCGTTTAACATTTGAAGAAGGATTACTGCTCTACAATAAAGGTTCCTTTAGCGAAGCAGCAGAACGTTTTCAAGATTGTTTGCGCAGTAACCCAAAAGATAAAGTCCCGCAACTTTATCTAGAACGCTGTCAGCAGTATAATCAATAAACTTCTAAAGTTATCGGAAAACTTAAAATTCAATAGCTAAAATACCAAAATGTTGAAAGTGAGCTTTTGACTGATATGTTTGCCTTCCTATTTGACTATACCTGAAAGTAACTCAAGTTTTTGTTCCAGGAGGCAGTATGTTACAAAATATTGTTGATCAAATAAAAATCAAAGCCAAAATTTATGAAAGTTCCAATTCCACAGTTTATCGAGGCGTGCGGAACTCAGATCAATGTCCCATAATTTTAAAAATTCTCAAACAAGACTATCCCACCCCATTAGAATTAAGTCGTTATCGGCAGGAATATGAGATTACCCACAATCTTAATATCGCTGGAGTTATTCAGACTTATGGTTTTGAAAAATATCAGAATAAATTAGTAATTCTATTTGAAG
This window of the Phormidium ambiguum IAM M-71 genome carries:
- a CDS encoding HIRAN domain-containing protein produces the protein MKTLFLAWLDPNSRSWFPIGRLTFDGANYQFVYTQAAKEAQEKCGFQPLSSFPHLDEVYKSTHLFSVFSNRLMPRSRPDYSSFIQWLNLPQHENDPIAILARSGGQRETDTLTVFPKPEPDEEGRFQIHFFARGLRYLPTSAIERINRFSPGEKLWLAQDFQNTIDSPVLTINTEERYIVGYCPQYLNSEILALLLRNPSEVEVRVLRVNQPPTPLQFRLLCQLTALWSDENRLFSSAQYQPLIAEVAAAIS